The following is a genomic window from Acidisarcina sp..
GGATGCTTATGCCGACATGCTTGCGGGGAATCGCATTGGCATGCACGCAACGGTCTTGTATCGACGAGACATACTTCTGAAGCTCGGCGGCTTCGATGAAGGGCTTCGCAGATGCGAAGACTACGACCTCTATCTCCGTATTGCGCGCAGCTATCCGATTGCCTCCCATCCTGAGACTATTGCGGAATATCGATGGCACGGGCAGAACATGTCCCGTAATACCAAAGAGATGCTGCGGGCTGCGCTTGCGGTGCATAACCGCTATCGTGGCCAAACCCCAAAACAGTGCAGGGCATGGCAGGAAGGGCGGCGTATATGGAAAGCCTGGTACAGCACAGGCCAGTACAAAAATTGGGACATGCATATTGCAGGGAGAAGCGCCGGACAGCGATTCAAGGAGTCCTTGGGCTCAGTGGTGAGATGGATGAAGGATCGGCTTCGTAACAGCCGTCTGAATGCTCTCCGGCCACGGTCCCGCAGCACCTGGCCACCTCGTGTCGGATGCGTCGATTTTGGGCAGCTGTCCAGTACCAGACCTATCAGCCTCGACTTCGGTTGGGATCGCGGTACTCCAGTCGACCGCTACTACATCGAAAACTTTCTGGCCGATCATGCAGGCGATATAACGGGGCGCGTTCTCGAGATTGGGGACGACGCATATAGCCGGCGCTACGGGTCCAAAATCAGCAGGCAGGACGTGCTGCACATCGATCCTCGCCATTCCAAAGCAACGCTATTTGGAGATCTGACTCAACCAGAGGTTCTTCCAGAAGGAGCCTTCGACTGCATCGTTCTGACTCAGACCCTGCAACTGATTTTTGATCTCGAGAAAGCTGTTACGCGCCTTCACGCCGCGTTGAAGTCAGGGGGGATCCTTCTTCTCACCGTGCCCGGAATCAGTCCCATTGATCGAGGGGAATGGGCGAGCAACTGGTGTTGGTCTTTCACAGAGACGTCGATCCGCCGGCTTTTCCAGCAACGCTTTGCCGCTGATGCATTGGAGATCGAGGCGCATGGGAATGTCTTCGCGGCAACAGCTTTCCTGCAAGGAGTAGCACTCGAGGAAGTTGATCGGGTTAAGCTCAACATCCAGGATGAGGCTTATCCCGTGATCATCACCCTGCGAGGCCAGAAGCGCTGAATGCCAACCCCAAGCCTTCTGCCAAGGATCCTTGCCCGATTGCATCGGCGGCGACCGCGACCCTTAATCCTCATGTACCACCGTGTGGTGCGAGTTCAGCACGATCCGTGGGGGATTGCCGTTGACCCGGAATTTTTTGAAGAGCAGATCGATTACGTGAAGCGGCATCGTAGCGTGATGTCCATGGATGAGTTAGTCCAACAACTCAACAGGAAGACCTTGCCGGCGGATGCGGTAGCCATCACCTTTGATGACGGCTACCGCGATAACCTTATCCAGGCCAGACCGGTTCTGGTCCGTCATGGTGTGCCTGCCTGCATGTTCCTCACGACGGGCTATGTCGACCGGAACGTACCCTTCTGGTGGGACGAGCTTGCCGCAATGATCCTCGCGTCAAGGCACTCCATGCATTGCGAACAGGTCTGCGGTGTTGAAACTATCCTCCTCGATTGGCCGGCATTGGACGCCCCCGCCGCTGCGACGAATTCATGGAGAGCATGGGATGAGCCACTTACCGCCAGGCAGAGGGCATATGTGGCAATCTGGCGAATCCTTCAGCGCCTTCCGGAAGAGGAACGCAATGCAACAATGGATTCTCTCCGGCTTCGCTTCGAGGCGATCCCGGACCCTGTAGCGATGCCGATGACGGCACACGAAGTACGCAGCTTTCTCGAAGGCGAACTTATGGCTCTCGGCGCTCACAGCGTCACACACTCCCCTCTCACGAGCCTGAACCGGCTTGAGAGCCGCCGCGAAATTGCGCTCAGCGGACAACAATGCCGTATCCTTGCCGGCGAACGCGTGCACGGTTTCGCTTACCCGCATGGAGATATGAATTCAGAGGTGCAAGGAGATGTAGAGGCTCTCGGCTTCTCCTGGGCATGTTCTACCGAAGGTGCATGGTTGGACCGCGACCAGTTGAATCTCTATGCTCTGCCCCGCATTGCCGTCCCCAACGCTCCATTGCGGACTTTTATCGGCCTGATGAGGGCCTGACTCGCGTCCGGGAAATCTGGCTGCAGATTGCCCATATCGGAGGTCCGTCCTTCCTTCCAAGGCTCCGAGACAGATTTTCATAGAAACTTAGTTCTGCCTCGTTGTAAATTCCAGGGCGAGCAACGCCTGGGCTGTCTTCGACATCTTATCGGCATACCGGAATCGGGCAGCATTATGAAGTTTGGGTGCTTGAACGCAAAGGAGTTCCGTGAACTGTCACATCTGTCAACAATCTGTCACGATGTTCGCGCAATCGACGATTCTAAGTAAGTATCAGGCATCCTACTTCCGCTGTACTGCGTGTGGCTTTATCCAGATAGCAAATCCCACATGGCTGCCGGAAGCTTACTCGCATGCCATATCCAAGCTGGATACAGGCATCATGCAAAGAAATCTTGCGAACGCCGACCTTACATGCGCGGCGATTCGGCTTTTTGCGCCGAATTCCAAACTGTTCCTGGATTATGGGGGTGGACACGGAACCTTCGTCCGAATGATGCGAGATCGAGGGTTCGATTTTCGCTGGAGTGACGCCTTCGCTCAGAATCTCCACGCCCGTGGCTTCGAACACCGTGAAGGAACCAGATACGATCTTCTGACTTCCTTTGAGGTACTCGAACATCTGTGCGAGCCGTTAACAGACCTAGCGGAAATGATGTCGCTTGCGGACAATGTTCTCGTCAGCACCCTGGTTCTGCCCCAACCTGCACCGCAACCCGGGGAATGGTGGTACTACATCCCCAACAGTGGGCAGCATATCTCCTTCTACTCACACGCAGCACTCCAGATCATCGCCGAGAAATTTGGCAGATATCTGGTATCGAACGGATTTATTCACCTATTTTCCAAGACTCGCAACTCGGATAGGATCTTCCGGTTGGTGACAAGGCCGAAGGCGGCTAAGCTGA
Proteins encoded in this region:
- a CDS encoding glycosyltransferase, coding for MGDRGIEVGNNQKTAGSISITDADESIAVVLTTYNDAAYLQEALSSVFAQKRAADEVIVVDDGSDVSPASIIADFPQAILLRKPNGGLASARNLGLQKARSRYITFLDADDRLEPNATASGLACFAHRPDAALVYGGHRRIHANGDRASNDIYQGISKDAYADMLAGNRIGMHATVLYRRDILLKLGGFDEGLRRCEDYDLYLRIARSYPIASHPETIAEYRWHGQNMSRNTKEMLRAALAVHNRYRGQTPKQCRAWQEGRRIWKAWYSTGQYKNWDMHIAGRSAGQRFKESLGSVVRWMKDRLRNSRLNALRPRSRSTWPPRVGCVDFGQLSSTRPISLDFGWDRGTPVDRYYIENFLADHAGDITGRVLEIGDDAYSRRYGSKISRQDVLHIDPRHSKATLFGDLTQPEVLPEGAFDCIVLTQTLQLIFDLEKAVTRLHAALKSGGILLLTVPGISPIDRGEWASNWCWSFTETSIRRLFQQRFAADALEIEAHGNVFAATAFLQGVALEEVDRVKLNIQDEAYPVIITLRGQKR
- a CDS encoding polysaccharide deacetylase family protein, with the translated sequence MHRRRPRPLILMYHRVVRVQHDPWGIAVDPEFFEEQIDYVKRHRSVMSMDELVQQLNRKTLPADAVAITFDDGYRDNLIQARPVLVRHGVPACMFLTTGYVDRNVPFWWDELAAMILASRHSMHCEQVCGVETILLDWPALDAPAAATNSWRAWDEPLTARQRAYVAIWRILQRLPEEERNATMDSLRLRFEAIPDPVAMPMTAHEVRSFLEGELMALGAHSVTHSPLTSLNRLESRREIALSGQQCRILAGERVHGFAYPHGDMNSEVQGDVEALGFSWACSTEGAWLDRDQLNLYALPRIAVPNAPLRTFIGLMRA
- a CDS encoding class I SAM-dependent methyltransferase gives rise to the protein MQRNLANADLTCAAIRLFAPNSKLFLDYGGGHGTFVRMMRDRGFDFRWSDAFAQNLHARGFEHREGTRYDLLTSFEVLEHLCEPLTDLAEMMSLADNVLVSTLVLPQPAPQPGEWWYYIPNSGQHISFYSHAALQIIAEKFGRYLVSNGFIHLFSKTRNSDRIFRLVTRPKAAKLIGAVANRPSLTQQDFSEFAA